Proteins found in one Kwoniella bestiolae CBS 10118 chromosome 1, complete sequence genomic segment:
- a CDS encoding glycine dehydrogenase: MSIHIARRLLGRQLLAKPLSSRSITSSSYLLRPHPTSPTQSSTTAVQPHPHPPSASFHPSKSSIFTPLDTFLPRHLGPRQSDVESMLSTLGYKSMDAFIDDTIPKAIRVDALTDKTGDKTGIRPFSELELARRVEEVAGLNKPMKSYIGMGYHNAIVPPVIQRNVLENPAWYTAYTPYSPEQSQGRLESLINFQTVTISLTGLPIANASLLDEATAAGEAMAMCLASVPKNKLAKGKKVFLVSPSVAPQTIAVLQTRASGFGIELRVAKSNEGFVQEVEELGEEKLMGALVQYPDVNGDIGDWKDVATKVRSTGAKMVVASDLLALTMLKPPGEWGADIVCGNSQRFGVPVGYGGPHAAFFACTDELKRKMPGRLVGLSKDSRGGPAYRLALQTREQHIRREKATSNVCTAQALLANMTAMYAVYHGPEGLRKIAGKVHSLTRILSESLASLGFTTVNKSYFDTLTLDVSSAGVTAAQVHEESVKASINFRPIDDKTIGITLDESVGPLDLTDIVNVFYRVKGQKDIEPEQLEQLASKLELSSQSVTSPIAQHARTSEFLTQPVFNKHHSETHMLRYMMHLQEKDYSLVHGMIPLGSCTMKLNSTSSMAPLSWKEFGGIHPFAPVDQVKGYEVLINELEKDLSLVTGYDATSVQPNSGASGEYAGLKVIQAYHESKGEGHRDVCLIPLSAHGTNPASAAMVGYKVVPIKALNDGSLDLADLKEKAEKHKDNLASFMVTYPSTFGVFEEGIEEACQIVHDNGGQVYVDGANCNSLVGLTSLGRVGGDVSHTNLHKTFSIPHGGGGPGVGPISCKSHLAPFLPTHPLVATGGSQAIPAVSAAPWGSASINTISWAYIKMLGGEGLTEVSKIALLNANYIAERLRPYYNVRFSNKNGRVAHECLVDLGEFEKSAGLKVSDFSKRLQDYSFHPPTAQWPISTCWLIEPTESESKTELDRFVDALISIRKEVDEIVSGAQPKDDNVFKNAPHPLSILVDDKWDKPYSREKAVFPVNSLRRSKFWPSVGRVDDAAGDLNLICECGSVEEYA; this comes from the exons ATGTCTATCCACATCGCACGACGATTGTTAGGGCGCCAATTACTGGCCAAGCCCCTCtcatccagatccatcacttcatcctcttACCTCCTTAGACCTCATCCTACCTCACCAACTCAGTCCTCCACTACAGCCGTACAgccccatcctcatcccccatcAGCCTCATTCCACCcatcgaaatcatcaatTTTCACTCCCCTTGATACTTTCCTGCCCCGTCATCTGGGTCCCCGTCAATCCGATGTCGAGTCGATGCTCTCTACCCTCGGGTACAAATCCATGGATGCGTTCATAGATGATACCATCCCAAAAGCTATCAGAGTAGACGCCCTCACCGATAAGACGGGCGATAAGACTGGTATCAGACCTTTCAGTGAGCTTGAGCTCGCGAGAAGGGTGGAGGAAGTAGCGGGGTTGAATAAGCCTATGAAGAGTTATATCGGTATGGG CTACCACAATGCTATAGTACCTCCTGTCATTCAACGAAAT GTCCTCGAAAACCCAGCATGGTACACTGCCTACACCCCCTACTCCCCTGAACAATCCCAAGGACGTCTCGAATCACTCATCAACTTTCAAACAgtcaccatctccctcaccgGCCTGCCCATCGCCAACGCATCCCTATTGGACGAagcaacagcagcaggaGAAGCCATGGCCATGTGTCTAGCCTCGGTTCCCAAGAACAAGCTTGCAAAGGGCAAGAAGGTATTCCTCGTCTCCCCCTCTGTCGCTCCTCAGACCATCGCCGTTCTGCAAACTAGAGCGAGCGGATTTGGCATCGAGCTCAGAGTTGCGAAATCCAATGAAGGTTTCGTTcaagaggtggaggagctgggCGAAGAGAAGCTCATGGGTGCATTGGTACAATACCCTGATGTTAATGGTGATATTGGAGATTGGAAGGACGTAGCTACCAAGGTCAGGAGTACTGGTGCGAAGATGGTGGTTGCTAGTGATCTTTTGGCTTTGACTATGCTTAAACCACCTGGAGAATGGGGTGCGGACATCGTTTGTGGTAACTCTCAACGATTTG GTGTACCGGTCGGTTATGGTGGACCCCATGCTGCGTTCTTCGCTTGTACGGATGAActgaagagaaagatgcCTGGTAGATTGGTTGGGCTTAGTAAGGATTCTAGAGGTGGTCCCGCTTACCGATTGGCTTTGCaaa CTCGTGAGCAGCATATTCGACGAGAGAAAGCTACCTCCAACGTCTGTACTGC TCAAGCTCTTCTCGCCAACATGACCGCTATGTACGCCGTCTACCACGGTCCAGAGGGTCTTCGAAAGATTGCTGGAAAGGTTCACTCCCTCACTCGAATCCTTTCTGAATCCCTCGCTTCTCTCGGTTTTACCACAGTTAACAAATCTTACTTTGATACCCTGACTCTCGATGTCTCCTCTGCTGGCGTTACCGCTGCCCAAGTGCACGAGGAATCAGTCAAAGCTTCTATCAACTTCCGACCTATAGACGACAAGACCATCGGTATCACCCTGGACGAAAGTGTTGGTCCTCTCGATCTTACCGATATTGTCAATGTCTTCTACCGAGTCAAGGGTCAGAAGGATATCGAACCCGAACAACTCGAACAATTAGCTTCAAAGCTAGAACTATCCTCCCAATCTGTCACCTCACCTATCGCCCAACATGCTCGAACTTCTGAATTCCTCACTCAACCGGTATTCAACAAACATCATTCCGAGACCCACATGCTCAGGTACATGATGCATTTGCAAGAGAAGGATTACTCTCTTGTACATGGTATGATCCCATTGGGTTCATGTACTATGAAATTGAACTCTACCTCCTCGATGGCACCATTATCATGGAAAGAATTCGGTGGTATCCATCCTTTCGCGCCTGTAGACCAAGTCAAGGGGTATGAAGTCCTCATCAACGAACTGGAAAAAGATCTTTCTTTAGTCACCGGCTACGACGCTACTTCCGTTCAACCCAACTCGGGTGCTTCAGGTGAATATGCTGGTCTCAAGGTGATTCAAGCATATCATGAGTCAAAGGGTGAAGGTCACAGAGATGTTTGTCTCATTCCCCTTTCTGCCCACGGTACAAACCCCGCTTCAGCTGCGATGGTAGGATACAAAGTGGTACCTATCAAAGCATTGAATGATGGGTCGCTCGACTTGGCAGAtctgaaggagaaggcggagAAGCATAAAGATAATCTCGCTTCGTTTATGGTCACCTACCCTTCTACTTTTGGTGTGTTCGAGGAAGGTATAGAGGAGGCTTGTCAGATCGTTCATGATAATGGTGGTCAGGTTTacgttgatg GTGCAAATTGTAACTCCCTTGTCGGGCTGACTTCGCTCGGTCGAGTCGGTGGTGATGTCAGTCACACCAACTTGCataag ACCTTCTCAATTCCCCacggtggaggtggtccaggtGTAGGCCCCATCTCATGTAAATCGCATCTCgcccccttcctccccacccaTCCACTGGTCGCTACAGGAGGTTCCCAAGCCATTCCAGCCGTCTCAGCCGCCCCATGGGGATCAGcatccatcaacaccatctCCTGGGCCTACATCAAgatgttgggtggtgaaggtCTCACTGAAGTGTCCAAGATCGCTTTGCTCAATGCCAACTACATCGCAGAGAGGTTGAGACCATACTACAACGTCAGATTCTCCAATAAGAACGGAAGGGTCGCGCATGAGTGTCTTGTGGATTTGGGGGAGTTTGAGAAATCTGCTGGATTGAAGGTATCAGACTTCTCCAAACGATTACAGGATTACTCGTTCCATCCCCCTACGGCTCAGTGGCCAATCTCCACTTGTTGGTTGATTGAGCCTACTGAGAGTGAATCGAAAACTGAACTTGATCG ATTCGTCGACGCCCTCATCTCGATCCGAAAGGAGGTAGACGAGATCGTCTCGGGTGCTCAACCCAAGGACGATAACGTATTCAAGAACGCCCCTCATCCCTTGAGTATACTGGTGGATGATAAGTGGGATAAACCATACTCGAGAGAGAAGGCTGTGTTCCCTGTGAACTCGTTGAGGAGGAGCAAGTTCTGGCCTTCGGTTGGAAGggtcgatgatg CCGCTGGTgatctcaatctcatctgcGAGTGCGGTTCAGTCGAAGAATACGCATAG
- a CDS encoding mitochondrial 37S ribosomal protein uS7m, which produces MSLRTPLTSFRRTFVSSARSLAEPATTSAQGFSPLRDLLASSSASSSSIPSSSFNPAPISIETQGPSRGYDVHSIPPKADPTIDLFTNCLMKDGKKDEAQKMVSRILSMLNQSTNLPPQPLLKQAIIASSPSIKILSMRKSAKTILTPRALTERQRTRQGIAWLLKASEKGRKGGVSRDQRIAREILGVLEGQSDVFKWLEERHKVAYLNRSNMTAR; this is translated from the exons ATGTCCCTCCGTACCCCCCTCACATCCTTCCGAAGAACATTTGTCTCCTCCGCCCGCTCCCTCGCCGAGCCAGCCACGACCTCAGCTCAAGGCTTCTCCCCTCTCCGAGATCTcctcgcttcctcctctgcctcttcctcttcgataccctcctcatctttcaaccCTGCTCCTATCTCCATCGAGACTCAAGGTCCAAGTAGGGGGTATGACGTACATTCCATCCCTCCCAAGGCTGATCCGACGATAGACTTGTTTACGAACTGtttgatgaaggatgggaagaaggatgaagcCCAGAAGATGGTTAGTAGGATATTGAGtatgct AAACCAATCCAccaatctccctccccaacccctcctcaaaCAAGCCATCATAgcctcctcaccctccatcaaGATCCTCTCCATGCGAAAATCAGCCAagaccatcctcaccccCCGAGCCCTGACCGAACGACAACGCACCAGACAGGGAATCGCGTGGTTGCTCAAGGCCTCTGAGAAGGGTAGGAAGGGGGGTGTATCGAGAGATCAGAGGATTGCGAGAGAGATTttgggggtgttggagggTCAGTCGGATGTGTTTAagtggttggaggagagacaTAAGGTCGCTTATTTGAatag ATCCAACATGACTGCTCGATAA